GTGCTGGCAAAACGAGCTTTACAAAGGGGTTAGCTAAAGGATTAGGGATTAAGCGAGTAGTAAATAGCCCGACATTTACAATAATTAAAGAATACAAAGGAAGACTTCCGATGTATCATATGGACGTCTATCGTTTAGATAACAGCGAGGATGATCTTGGTTTGGAAGAGTACTTTTATGGAGATGGTGTCTCTGTGATCGAGTGGGCAAGTGTGATTTCTGATCAACTCCCTGCTGATCGATTAGATATTGTTATTAAGCATACAGGGGACACTGAAAGAGAGTTATCCTTTACGGCTCACGGAACGCGATATGAATTTTTAAGTAAGGAGCTTGAAAAATGGGTTACACACTAGCAGTTGACAGTTCATCCTTTGTACTAAGTGTTGCTATAACAGACGGCACAAAAGTTTTAGGGGAAGTGACAACGAATATTAAGAAGAATCATTCGCTCAGGCTCATGCCGGCGATTGAGCAACTTATGAAGGATGTCGAAGTCTCACCTAAAGAATTAATGAAAATTGTCGTGGCAGAGGGGCCAGGATCTTATACGGGTGTCCGAATTGCTGTCACAACAGCGAAAAGTCTAGCGTGGGCTTTAAATATTCCTCTTGTAGGGGTATCCAGTCTAGAAATGCTCGTACAAACAGGAAGATATTTTGACGGGTTTATAGTACCGATCGTCGATGCAAGAAGAGGACAAGTATTTACAACGCTGTACAAGAATGAGAACCAACAAATGATCGAGGTTGAAGAAGATGCTCTTAGAATGCTCACGGTTTGGCTCGAACGTTTAAGAAAGTTAGACGGTTCTATTTTATTTATAGGACAAGATCTCGAATTGCATCGAGATGCAATTTGCGCGGCTCTTGGTGAGCAAGCTCTATTCGCACCGAACTCGATGACCTTACCACGAGCGGGAGAATTAGCAGCTTTAGGACAAGAAAGACAGATGGCAACCTCGATCCATGATTTTGTACCTCGTTATTTAAGGTTGGCAGAGGCGGAGGCCAAATGGCAAAATGAACAAAAAAAAGTGAGTGAGAGTCATGATTGAGCAGGCCAAATCAGTCATCCGTCCAATGACAATCGAGGATATTGAAGCGGTTGTAAAAGTAGAAGAAGATTCATTTGCGACACCTTGGGAACCTGCAATATTTATGAATGAGTTGCACGTCAATAAATTCGCTCATTACTGCGTTTGCGATGTAGATGGAGATGTTGTTGGTTACTGTGGATCATGGGTTATCGGAGAAGATGCACAAATTACAAACATCGCTGTTCATACGTCTAGTAGGGGACAAAAGCGAGGAGAACATTTGCTTATCCATGCAATGGATCATGCTAGAAAACTAGGGGCTCTAAATATGTCATTA
Above is a genomic segment from Bacillus sp. FJAT-45037 containing:
- the tsaE gene encoding tRNA (adenosine(37)-N6)-threonylcarbamoyltransferase complex ATPase subunit type 1 TsaE, with product MIKWTISTHAPEETAQLAEKLGQICEQGDVITLEGDLGAGKTSFTKGLAKGLGIKRVVNSPTFTIIKEYKGRLPMYHMDVYRLDNSEDDLGLEEYFYGDGVSVIEWASVISDQLPADRLDIVIKHTGDTERELSFTAHGTRYEFLSKELEKWVTH
- the tsaB gene encoding tRNA (adenosine(37)-N6)-threonylcarbamoyltransferase complex dimerization subunit type 1 TsaB; translated protein: MGYTLAVDSSSFVLSVAITDGTKVLGEVTTNIKKNHSLRLMPAIEQLMKDVEVSPKELMKIVVAEGPGSYTGVRIAVTTAKSLAWALNIPLVGVSSLEMLVQTGRYFDGFIVPIVDARRGQVFTTLYKNENQQMIEVEEDALRMLTVWLERLRKLDGSILFIGQDLELHRDAICAALGEQALFAPNSMTLPRAGELAALGQERQMATSIHDFVPRYLRLAEAEAKWQNEQKKVSESHD
- the rimI gene encoding ribosomal protein S18-alanine N-acetyltransferase — encoded protein: MIEQAKSVIRPMTIEDIEAVVKVEEDSFATPWEPAIFMNELHVNKFAHYCVCDVDGDVVGYCGSWVIGEDAQITNIAVHTSSRGQKRGEHLLIHAMDHARKLGALNMSLEVRVSNQVAQQLYKKFGFKPGGIRKNYYTDNQEDAMVMWVKLNEKE